GGCTTCTGCGCTGAGGCGGCGTTGTCGAGATAGACCAGCGGCTTGCCGTAGACCTCGCGCGAGAGGATCGCGAAGTCCTTGCGGATCGTCTCGACGTCGTAGGGCTTCGCGATCGCGTTCATCTCAGGCCTTTCCGGAAGGCTGGGCGGGCCGGTCAGCGACGAGCGTGCCGGCATGCCCCCAATCCTCGCGCTCGATCTCCTGGATCACGATATGGGTATTCTGCGGGTTCTTGCCGAGCACGCGCGCGAGCGTCTGCGTGAACTCCTTGACGATCTCGGCCTTCTGCTCGCGCGTCGCGCCCCTTGGTGATCTGCAGGTTGACGTAAGGCATCAGACAGCTCCGGGCTTGGGGGCACCATCGCGCTGGCCGAGCCAGCAGTCGATCTCGCGGCCGACGATCTCGCGAACACCCTCGTCGCCGACCATGTCCGAGACCTCGCCGACGAAGGCGGCGAGCACCAGCGCCTCGGCCTGCGGCCGCGGCAGGCCGCGAGCCATCAGGTAGAAGAGCTGATCGCTGTCCATCTGCGCCACGGTCGCGCCGTGGCCGCAGACCACGTCGTCGGCGAAGATCTCGAGCTCCGGCTTGTTGAACATGGTCGCGCCATCGTTCAGCAGCAGCGCATGGCTCTTCATGCTGCCGTCGACCTTCTGCGAATGCTGGCGGACGATGACCTTGCCCTGGAAGACGCCGGTGCCCTCGCCTTCGATGATGGTCTTGAACAGCTCGCGGCTCTCGCCATGAGCCGCCGCGTGGTCCATCACCAGCGTGACATCGGAATGCTCCTGCTTGCGCAAGAGGTTGATGCCGCGCAGCGCCGCACGGGTATGCTCGCCGCCATAGCGCAGGAAGCTCTGCTGGCGCAGCACGCCGCAATTCACCGCAACCGCGACCGAGTCGAACGAGACATGCGCGCCGAGCTCGGCGAGCAGCGACTGCACCTGCACGGTCTCGGCGCGCTGGCGGGTGACCATGCGCACATGCTCGACCTCGGCGCCGTCGCCGATGACGAAGGCGGTCGCGTGGTTGATCTGCACCGGCGCCGGGCCAACGTTCTCGTGCAGCTCGACGATCGTGACCTTGGCGCCGGCTCCGATCTTGACCAGCGAGCGCGAGACAATTGACGCCTCGCTCTCGCCGGAGCCGAGGGCTAGCAGCACCAGCGGCTGGTCGAGCTCCGTGCCATCAGCGATCTCGATCACGACACCGTCCTGAGCGAAGGCGGAATTGAGCATCAGGGCGCCGTCGTCGCGCGCCACCTCCGGCACGGCGAAGGCGGCCGCGATCTCATCCGGCGCCTCGGTCAGCGCCTCGGCGAGGCTGCGTGCGGTGATGCCGGTGGGCAGGCCTTGCAAGTCGGAATCAGCCGCGCTGAAGATGCCGTCGATGGTGACGAAGCGCCG
This sequence is a window from Bosea vestrisii. Protein-coding genes within it:
- a CDS encoding tautomerase family protein; translation: MVKEFTQTLARVLGKNPQNTHIVIQEIEREDWGHAGTLVADRPAQPSGKA
- a CDS encoding SufB/SufD family protein produces the protein MALITPLKTAAEQQLAEQFANIKAELPGAGAMRKLREDAFAGFETKGLPHRRLESWRYTDLRNLVREAMPLARRPARPQAITDRLALQTIAGRRFVTIDGIFSAADSDLQGLPTGITARSLAEALTEAPDEIAAAFAVPEVARDDGALMLNSAFAQDGVVIEIADGTELDQPLVLLALGSGESEASIVSRSLVKIGAGAKVTIVELHENVGPAPVQINHATAFVIGDGAEVEHVRMVTRQRAETVQVQSLLAELGAHVSFDSVAVAVNCGVLRQQSFLRYGGEHTRAALRGINLLRKQEHSDVTLVMDHAAAHGESRELFKTIIEGEGTGVFQGKVIVRQHSQKVDGSMKSHALLLNDGATMFNKPELEIFADDVVCGHGATVAQMDSDQLFYLMARGLPRPQAEALVLAAFVGEVSDMVGDEGVREIVGREIDCWLGQRDGAPKPGAV